Proteins co-encoded in one Arachis hypogaea cultivar Tifrunner chromosome 13, arahy.Tifrunner.gnm2.J5K5, whole genome shotgun sequence genomic window:
- the LOC112736432 gene encoding histone H2B.3 yields the protein MAKAEKKLAEKKPATGDKAPAEKKPRAEKKIPKEGGSTDKKKKKAKKSVETYKIYIFKVLKQVHPDIGISSKAMGIMNSFINDIFEKLAQESSRLARYNKKPTITSREIQTAVRLVLPGELAKHAVSEGTKAVTKFTSS from the coding sequence ATGGCGAAGGCAGAGAAGAAGCTAGCGGAGAAGAAACCGGCAACCGGAGACAAAGCTCCGGCGGAGAAGAAGCCCCGTGCAGAGAAGAAGATCCCGAAGGAAGGTGGATCTAcggataagaagaaaaagaaggcgAAGAAGAGCGTGGAAACTTACAAGATCTACATATTCAAGGTTTTGAAGCAGGTTCATCCTGACATCGGAATCTCCAGCAAGGCGATGGGAATAATGAACAGTTTCATCAACGACATCTTCGAGAAGCTTGCTCAAGAATCTTCTAGACTCGCTAGGTATAACAAGAAACCTACCATTACGTCCAGGGAGATTCAGACTGCTGTTAGACTCGTGCTTCCTGGTGAGCTCGCAAAGCATGCTGTTTCTGAAGGAACCAAAGCTGTTACCAAATTCACTAGCTCTTAG
- the LOC112736433 gene encoding large ribosomal subunit protein bL9c yields MALALPSLSSTSSSFLQQNFTGSSKGPTCNNTNNTSSFLVFAQKKAKKIRKIILKEDVAEVGKKGQLIDVKAGFYRNYLLPTGKAQIVTPLLLKEMKLEEERIEAEKRRVKEEAQQLARIFETVGAFKVKRKGGKGKLIFGSVTAQDLVDIIKAQLQREVDKRIVELPEIRETGEYIAELKLHPEVTARVRLNVFAN; encoded by the exons ATGGCGTTAGCACTGCCTtcgctttcttctacttcttcttcgtTTCTGCAGCAAAACTTCACTGGAAGCTCCAAGGGACCCACTTGCAACAACACCAACAACACCTCAAGCTTTTTGGTCTTTGCTCAAAAGAAGGCAAAGAAAATCCGAAAG ATTATATTGAAGGAAGATGTAGCTGAAGTAGGAAAGAAAGGACAACTTATTGATGTTAAAGCTGGTTTCTACAGAAACTATCTTCTTCCCACTGGAAAGGCACAGATTGTTACTCCTCTTCTGCTCAA GGAAATGAAGTTAGAGGAAGAAAGAATTGAGGCCGAGAAAAGACGG GTAAAAGAAGAGGCACAGCAACTTGCTCGAATTTTTGAAACAGTTGGGGCTTTCAAGGTGAAGCGGAAAGGTGGTAAAGGAAAACTAATTTTTGGAAG TGTTACAGCTCAAGATCTTGTTGACATTATCAAAGCGCAGCTTCAAAG GGAGGTGGACAAGAGAATTGTCGAACTTCCGGAGATACGAGAAACCGGAGAGTATATCGCAGAGTTAAAGCTGCATCCGGAAGTTACAGCGAGAGTAAGGTTGAATGTCTTTGCTAACTAA
- the LOC112735698 gene encoding protein SENSITIVE TO PROTON RHIZOTOXICITY 2-like has product MAAASSDEGGGGGGFPPMTQYSSSSSSTMYHYLSVLNDKINELQSLVGVVASPNRHHSSIPCSSYSMAISTMTSTIQDIILASSSFRLTFQQHINSYNNPSSGNIIATSTCNNQQLELHPHHHQSYDYNNSNIITSSVANDEPAQEQDEEEEEETLHWFSEPYNNNNSTVIYCDDNNNTKDDDGEEETDIIELDAADLLASYTHFCQVCGKGFKREANLRMHMRAHGDEFKTSEALKNNNNNKKMMMKKKKKYSCPEDGCRWNKNHAKFQALKSMVCVKNHYKRSHCPKMYVCKRCNNKNFSLLSDLRTHEKHCGDPNKWLCSCGTTFSRKDKLFGHLALFLGHSPVHAATQGS; this is encoded by the coding sequence ATGGCGGCTGCATCATCTGatgaaggtggtggtggtggtggattcCCACCTATGACGCaatactcatcatcatcatcatccaccaTGTACCATTATCTCTCAGTTCTCAATGATAAAATCAACGAGTTGCAGTCCCTTGTGGGGGTTGTAGCCTCCCCCAATCGGCACCACTCATCAATTCCTTGTTCTTCCTATTCCATGGCGATATCCACCATGACCTCCACCATCCAAGATATCATacttgcttcctcttcattcagACTCACCTTCCAACAACACATCAATAGTTATAACAATCCATCATCAGGTAACATTATTGCTACTTCTACTTGCAATAATCAACAATTAGAATTGCACCCTCATCACCACCAATCTTATgattataataatagtaatatcaTTACTAGTAGTGTTGCTAATGATGAACCTGCACAAGAacaagacgaagaagaagaagaagaaacactcCATTGGTTTTCTGAACCCTACAACAATAACAATAGTACTGTTATTTATTGTGATGATAACAATAATACTAAGgatgatgatggagaagaagAAACAGATATAATTGAGTTGGATGCTGCTGATTTGTTAGCAAGCTACACACATTTCTGCCAAGTATGTGGGAAAGGATTTAAGCGCGAAGCGAATCTGAGGATGCATATGAGGGCTCATGGAGATGAATTCAAAACCAGTGAAGCCTTGaagaacaataacaataacaagaagatgatgatgaagaagaagaagaagtattcGTGCCCTGAAGATGGGTGCAGGTGGAACAAGAATCATGCCAAGTTTCAGGCACTGAAATCAATGGTGTGTGTGAAGAATCACTACAAGAGAAGCCATTGCCCAAAGATGTATGTTTGCAAGAGGTGCAACAACAAGAACTTCTCTCTGCTCTCTGATTTGAGGACCCATGAGAAGCACTGTGGTGATCCCAATAAATGGTTGTGTTCTTGTGGAACCACTTTCTCAAGAAAAGACAAGCTCTTCGGACATCTTGCTTTGTTCCTTGGCCACTCCCCAGTTCATGCTGCTACTCAAGGATCATAA
- the LOC112736434 gene encoding zinc finger protein ZAT5: protein MDYKEDYYLSNTSNDNCNVVHHDATHHIAKGKRTKRLRLLCGGATVIMPASSCSSASGDDHGSFSISSTTNQEEEDMANCLILLAQGGGDSHQKPPQVDDQDEDDDGCGNNKKKFSEIETATINNNKVGFYIYECKTCNRTFPSFQALGGHRASHKKPKLTTIPAAEDKKPPPPSPPPPLPPPPPQQLMMKTNYDHHLHHSQQIETVPPNNNNPIISLQFGSGQKGNFHGNNNNKPNKIHECSICGSEFTSGQALGGHMRRHRATAAAAANSTAQANVGLSRIEATSTVITTTVEVQPRNILELDLNLPAPEEDLREPKFQFATAATKKSMVLSAAPALVDCHY, encoded by the coding sequence ATGGATTACAAGGAAGACTATTATTTGTCCAACACTAGCAATGATAATTGTAATGTTGTTCATCATGATGCTACCCATCATATAGCCAAGGGAAAACGGACCAAAAGGTTGAGGCTTTTGTGTGGCGGCGCAACCGTCATCATGCCGGCCTCTAGCTGTTCTAGCGCTTCCGGCGATGATCACGGCTCGTTTTCGATTTCTTCCACAACcaatcaagaggaagaagacatggCTAATTGCTTGATTCTTCTTGCTCAAGGAGGAGGAGATTCTCATCAAAAACCGCCACAAGTTGATGAtcaagatgaagatgatgatggttGTGGTAACAACAAGAAGAAATTCTCGGAGATTGAAACCGCCACCATAAACAACAACAAGGTTGGTTTCTATATTTATGAGTGCAAGACTTGTAACCGAACCTTCCCTTCCTTTCAAGCCTTGGGTGGTCATAGAGCCAGTCACAAGAAGCCTAAGCTCACAACAATCCCTGCCGCCGAGGACAAGAAACCACCACCACCGTCTCCGCCACCTCCACTGCCTCCCCCACCACCGCAGCAACTTATGATGAAGACCAATTATGACCATCATCTTCATCATAGCCAGCAGATTGAAACTGTCcctccaaataataataatccaataatttctCTACAATTTGGGAGTGGGCAAAAAGGTAATTTCCAcgggaacaacaacaacaagcccAACAAGATTCACGAGTGCTCCATATGTGGCTCCGAATTCACATCCGGCCAAGCACTGGGTGGACACATGAGAAGGCATAGGGCTACAGCGGCCGCAGCCGCCAATAGTACTGCTCAGGCCAATGTTGGCCTAAGCAGAATTGAGGCAACTTCTACTGTTATAACTACAACAGTAGAAGTTCAGCCTCGAAATATTCTAGAATTGGATCTCAACCTTCCGGCTCCGGAGGAAGACCTCCGGGAGCCAAAGTTTCAGTTTGCTACCGCAGCAACTAAGAAATCTATGGTGCTCTCAGCTGCTCCGGCTTTGGTGGACTGCCATTATTAG
- the LOC112736431 gene encoding pheophorbide a oxygenase, chloroplastic, whose amino-acid sequence MALRHSSSTFSTTLTLSSPRTKPPKPFPLFSFTKFPFLTAPNSISITRRTRTTLSLTVPRVAAPPTKVETEESNEIDEGADEESSSTKFTWKDHWYPVSLVEDLNPRYPTPFQLLGREIVVWFDNSKSQWVAFDDKCPHRLAPLSEGRIDEGGNLQCSYHGWSFDGCGSCVRIPQASSEGPEARALKSPKACVTRFPTMVSQGLLFVWPDENGWEKANASNPPMLPDDFEKPEFATVNIQRDLFYGYDTLMENVSDPSHIDFAHHKVTGRRDRAKPLPFKMDSSGPWGFAGANEGNPRISSKFVAPCYYMNKIEIDTKLPVVGDQKWVIWICSFNVPMAPGKTRSIVCSARNFFQFTVPGPNWWQVVPRWYEHWTSNKVYDGDMIVLQGQEKIFLSETKDGGDINKQYTNITFTPTQADRFVLAFRNWLRRHGNGQPEWFGTSSQQPLPSTILSKREMMDRFEQHTLKCSACKGAYEGFKTWQKVLIGATVLFCASSGIPSETHLRVILAGLAVLSAGLTYAVTELQKNFVFVDYIHADID is encoded by the exons ATGGCACTGCGACACTCTTCTTCAACCTTTTCAACCACGCTAACACTCTCTTCACCGAGAACCAAACCCCCAAAACCTTTTCCGCTTTTCTCCTTCACAAAGTTCCCATTTTTAACCGCACCAAACTCCATTTCCATCACACGGAGAACCAGAACAACCCTCTCTCTAACAGTTCCACGTGTTGCTGCGCCACCAACAAAGGTTGAAACCGAAGAAAGCAACGAAATTGATGAAGGTGCCGATGAAGAGAGCTCGTCCACGAAGTTCACATGGAAGGATCACTGGTACCCAGTTTCTCTGGTGGAGGATCTGAACCCTCGGTACCCAACGCCCTTTCAGCTTCTGGGTCGTGAGATCGTGGTTTGGTTCGATAATTCTAAGTCCCAGTGGGTTGCTTTTGACGATAAGTGCCCCCATCGTCTCGCTCCTTTATCT GAAGGAAGGATTGATGAAGGAGGGAACTTGCAATGTTCCTATCATGGTTGGTCTTTTGATGGATGTGGATCATGTGTTAGGATCCCTCAAGCTTCCTCCGAAGGACCGGAAGCGAGAGCTTTGAAATCTCCTAAAGCGTGTGTCACAAGGTTCCCTACAATGGTGTCTCAGGGTTTGCTCTTTGTTTGGCCTGATGAGAATGGTTGGGAGAAAGCTAATGCTTCCAATCCTCCAAT GTTGCCGGATGACTTTGAGAAGCCGGAGTTTGCCACCGTGAACATTCAGCGTGATCTGTTCTATGGCTATGATACTCTAATGGAGAATGTCTCCGATCCTTCTCACATTGATTTTGCTCACCACAAG GTTACAGGCAGGAGAGACAGAGCCAAGCCTCTGCCATTCAAGATGGATTCTAGCGGACCATGGGGCTTCGCCGGAGCCAATGAAGGGAACCCAAGAATCAGTTCCAAGTTTGTTGCACCATGTTATTATATGAACAA AATTGAGATTGATACCAAACTTCCAGTAGTTGGTGACCAAAAATGGGTAATATGGATATGTTCCTTCAATGTCCCCATGGCACCCGGTAAGACTCGCTCCATTGTTTGCAGTGCTCGAAACTTCTTCCAGTTCACAGTGCCAGGGCCTAACTGGTGGCAG GTGGTTCCTAGATGGTACGAACACTGGACATCAAACAAGGTATATGATGGAGATATGATTGTCCTTCAAGGCCAGGAGAAAATCTTCCTTTCAGAAACCAAAGACGGTGGTGACATCAACAAACAGTACACAAACATCACCTTCACACCAACCCAGGCAGATCGCTTTGTCCTAGCATTCCGAAACTGGCTGCGGCGACACGGAAACGGCCAACCAGAATGGTTCGGGACAAGCAGCCAACAGCCATTACCATCAACCATCCTATCAAAACGCGAG ATGATGGATAGATTTGAACAGCACACACTGAAGTGCTCTGCATGTAAAGGAGCTTATGAGGGATTCAAAACATGGCAGAAGGTCCTAATTGGTGCAACAGTTTTGTTCTGCGCATCAAGTGGAATCCCATCAGAGACTCATTTGAGAGTAATCTTGGCTGGGCTTGCAGTTCTCAGTGCAGGATTAACCTATGCCGTAACCGAACTCCAAAAGAACTTTGTATTCGTAGATTATATTCATGCCGATATAGATTAA